From one Bos javanicus breed banteng chromosome 15, ARS-OSU_banteng_1.0, whole genome shotgun sequence genomic stretch:
- the THY1 gene encoding thy-1 membrane glycoprotein: MNPTIGIALLLTVLQVARGQKVTSLTACLVNQSLRLDCHHENTTTTPIQYEFSLTRDTKKWVLSGSNGVTRPEYSSRTKFFSKYNLKVLYLSNFTTKDEGIYTCELRLSGPNPSVSNKDVSVLRDKLVRCGGISLLIQNTSWLLLLLLSLPLLQAMDFISL; encoded by the exons ATGAACCCTACCATCGGCATCGCCCTCCTGCTAACAG TCTTACAGGTGGCCCGTGGGCAGAAGGTGACCAGCCTGACAGCCTGCCTGGTGAACCAGAGCCTTCGTCTAGACTGCCATCATGAGAATACCACCACCACGCCCATTCAGTATGAGTTCAGCCTGACCCGTGACACAAAGAAGTGGGTGCTCTCTGGCTCCAATGGGGTCACTAGGCCAGAATACAGCTCCCGAACCAAATTCTTCAGCAAGTACAACCTCAAGGTCCTCTACCTGTCCAACTTCACCACCAAGGATGAGGGGATCTACACGTGTGAACTCCGCCTCTCTGGCCCGAATCCCTCCGTCTCCAATAAGGATGTCTCTGTGTTGAGAG ATAAACTGGTCAGGTGTGGGGGCATAAGCCTGCTGATCCAGAACACCtcgtggctgctgctgctgctgctgtccctGCCTCTGCTGCAGGCCATGGACTTCATCTCCTTGTGA